A genomic region of Streptomyces rimosus contains the following coding sequences:
- a CDS encoding flavin reductase family protein, whose amino-acid sequence MAATAVRYLRSVGAPTSAAAPDPADRAAVPPRPALRAVREDERAPLDPADFRAVLGHFASGVTIITAPAPETAGADGPAGFACQSFASLSLDPPLVTFMVARTSTTWPRIARAGVFCVNILGAGQGALCRAFAVSGADKFAGVTHTPAPVTGSPRLAGVPAWIDCAIQAVHTGGDHLIVVGRVAALGADTEAAQAGPLLFHRGVFGRFNT is encoded by the coding sequence ATGGCAGCCACCGCGGTGCGCTATCTGCGTTCGGTCGGCGCGCCGACCTCCGCCGCGGCGCCGGACCCGGCCGACCGCGCCGCCGTACCGCCGCGCCCCGCGCTGAGAGCCGTACGGGAGGACGAGCGCGCGCCCCTCGACCCGGCCGACTTCCGCGCCGTGCTCGGCCACTTCGCCAGCGGCGTCACGATCATCACCGCACCCGCACCCGAAACGGCCGGCGCCGACGGCCCGGCGGGCTTCGCCTGCCAGTCGTTCGCCTCGCTGTCCCTGGACCCGCCGCTGGTCACGTTCATGGTGGCCCGTACGTCCACGACCTGGCCGCGGATCGCCCGCGCCGGTGTCTTCTGCGTCAACATCCTGGGGGCGGGCCAGGGGGCACTGTGCCGGGCCTTCGCCGTCAGCGGCGCGGACAAATTCGCGGGGGTCACCCACACGCCCGCCCCCGTCACCGGCTCGCCCCGCCTCGCGGGCGTGCCCGCCTGGATCGACTGCGCGATCCAGGCCGTGCACACCGGCGGCGACCACCTCATCGTCGTGGGACGGGTGGCCGCGCTCGGTGCGGACACGGAAGCCGCGCAGGCCGGGCCACTGCTGTTCCACCGGGGCGTCTTCGGCCGCTTCAATACGTGA
- a CDS encoding Zn-dependent alcohol dehydrogenase yields the protein MRGVIFEGGQPPRVVDDLEVRGPGPGEVLVGIRAAGLCHSDVSVVDGTIPYPVPVVLGHEGAGVVEEVGDGVTHVTAGDHVALSTLANCGTCAECDRGRPTMCRASIGRPGKPFRHGGRAVYGFASNSAFAERTVVKAVQAVRIAREIPLTSAALIGCGVLTGVGAVLNRARVGLGDTVVVIGAGGIGLNVLQGARLAGASVIVAVDANPAKEAVARQFGATHFVDASAVPDIVEAVRTVLPTGADHTFECVGSTRLVRQAVDLLDRHGQAVLLGVPPAAAEASFVVASMYLDKSIMGCRYGSARPQRDIARYARLYAEGRLLLDELVTRTYAIEDFAKAVEDMRRGRLARGVLTF from the coding sequence ATGAGGGGCGTCATCTTCGAGGGCGGGCAGCCGCCGCGGGTCGTGGACGACCTGGAGGTGCGGGGGCCGGGGCCGGGCGAGGTGCTGGTCGGCATCCGGGCGGCGGGGCTGTGCCACAGCGATGTGTCAGTGGTCGATGGGACGATTCCTTATCCGGTGCCCGTGGTGCTGGGGCACGAGGGTGCGGGCGTGGTCGAGGAGGTGGGGGACGGGGTCACACACGTAACGGCGGGAGATCATGTCGCGCTGTCCACGCTGGCCAACTGCGGGACGTGCGCGGAGTGCGACCGCGGCCGGCCCACGATGTGCCGCGCGTCGATCGGCAGGCCCGGGAAGCCGTTCCGGCACGGCGGCCGGGCGGTGTACGGTTTCGCGTCCAACTCGGCCTTCGCGGAGCGCACGGTCGTCAAGGCCGTGCAGGCGGTGCGGATCGCCCGGGAGATTCCGCTGACCTCGGCGGCGTTGATCGGGTGCGGCGTACTGACCGGGGTCGGCGCCGTACTGAACCGCGCGCGGGTGGGACTGGGGGACACGGTGGTGGTCATCGGCGCGGGCGGCATCGGGCTGAACGTGCTCCAGGGCGCCCGGCTGGCCGGTGCCTCGGTGATCGTCGCGGTGGACGCCAATCCGGCGAAGGAGGCGGTGGCGCGGCAGTTCGGGGCGACGCACTTCGTCGACGCGTCGGCGGTGCCGGACATCGTCGAGGCCGTGCGGACCGTGCTGCCTACGGGCGCCGACCACACCTTCGAGTGCGTGGGCAGTACGCGGCTGGTCCGGCAGGCCGTGGACCTCCTCGACCGGCACGGGCAGGCGGTGCTGCTCGGCGTGCCGCCGGCCGCCGCCGAGGCGTCGTTCGTGGTCGCGTCGATGTACCTGGACAAGTCCATCATGGGCTGCCGTTACGGTTCCGCCCGCCCGCAACGCGACATCGCCCGCTACGCCCGCCTGTACGCGGAGGGCCGTCTCCTCCTGGACGAGCTGGTGACCCGGACGTACGCGATCGAGGACTTCGCGAAGGCGGTGGAGGACATGCGGCGGGGGCGGCTGGCGCGGGGTGTGCTGACGTTCTGA
- a CDS encoding cyclase family protein, translating to MPLPAEFHDLAKRVNNWGRWGADDEIGTLNLLAPEVVREAAATVRTGRRVPLALPLRQDGVQTGLIPGRINPLHTMTAINQEPFGPGTVATSDDAVTMGLQAGTHWDGLAHVSHSGRLYNGRPAASVTAHGGATALGIEKAPPIVSRGVLLDVARVRPGAAGQPGRLPAQHAVTPEDLDAAEELAGATVRSGDIVLVRTGQMGHYLAGDRDAYAFPSPGLSIRTPEWFHARDVAAVANDTLTFEIFPPEIDGLWMPVHALHLVEMGMIQGQNWNLEELAAVCAEEGRYVFFLAATAEPFVGGSGSPVAPVAVF from the coding sequence ATGCCGCTGCCCGCCGAGTTCCACGACCTCGCCAAGCGCGTGAACAACTGGGGCCGCTGGGGCGCGGACGACGAGATCGGCACGTTGAACCTGCTGGCGCCCGAGGTCGTACGGGAGGCCGCCGCCACCGTGCGCACCGGCCGCCGGGTCCCGCTCGCGCTGCCGCTGCGGCAGGACGGCGTACAGACCGGCCTGATACCCGGCCGGATCAACCCGCTGCACACCATGACCGCGATCAATCAGGAGCCGTTCGGGCCCGGTACGGTCGCCACCTCCGACGACGCCGTCACCATGGGCCTCCAGGCGGGCACCCACTGGGACGGCCTCGCGCATGTCTCGCACTCCGGGCGGCTCTACAACGGGCGCCCCGCCGCCTCCGTCACCGCGCATGGCGGCGCCACCGCCCTCGGCATCGAGAAGGCGCCTCCGATCGTCTCGCGCGGCGTACTGCTCGACGTGGCCCGCGTGCGCCCGGGCGCCGCCGGGCAGCCCGGACGGCTGCCCGCCCAGCACGCCGTCACCCCGGAAGACCTGGACGCGGCGGAGGAGTTGGCGGGGGCGACGGTACGTTCCGGCGACATCGTTCTCGTACGTACGGGGCAGATGGGCCACTACCTGGCGGGCGACCGGGACGCGTACGCCTTCCCGTCGCCGGGGCTGTCGATCCGTACGCCCGAGTGGTTCCACGCGCGGGATGTCGCGGCCGTCGCCAACGACACCCTCACCTTCGAGATCTTCCCGCCGGAGATCGACGGCCTCTGGATGCCCGTGCACGCGCTGCACCTGGTGGAGATGGGCATGATCCAGGGCCAGAACTGGAATCTGGAGGAGCTGGCGGCGGTCTGCGCCGAGGAGGGCCGCTACGTGTTCTTCCTCGCGGCGACGGCCGAGCCGTTCGTCGGCGGCAGCGGGAGCCCGGTGGCGCCGGTCGCGGTGTTCTGA
- a CDS encoding flavin-containing monooxygenase, whose amino-acid sequence MPDAAAHASSSASRPAASSTPPAAVPPVYVVGGGPGGLATAAALGAHGIRAVVLEKADAVGASWRGHYDRLRLHTTRRLSGLPGLPIPRRFGRWVARDDVVRYLEQYAEHHHLEIATGVEVRRVDRAAGGGWVLHANGGRELAAGTVVIATGYNHTPHLPDWPGRDDYPGELLHAGDYRNARPYAGKDVLVIGTGNTGAEIAVDLAEGGAARVRLAVRTAPHIVRRSTAGWPAQATGILVRRLPPRAVDRAAHVMRRLSVPDLSAHGLPMPDTGLYSRVLEGAIPVQDVGLIDAVRDGAVRPVAAVTSFDGGTVRLADGDAIEPEVVIAATGYRRGLDNLVGHLDLLDPHGRPRTHGAHTLPSAPGLHFTGYTNPISGMLRELALDARRIARAVAAAGAHRGEDGTAYS is encoded by the coding sequence ATGCCGGACGCCGCAGCGCACGCCAGCTCTTCCGCATCCCGCCCCGCCGCATCCAGCACGCCGCCGGCCGCCGTTCCGCCCGTGTACGTGGTCGGGGGCGGGCCGGGCGGGCTCGCCACCGCCGCCGCGCTGGGCGCCCACGGCATCCGCGCCGTCGTCCTCGAAAAGGCGGACGCGGTGGGCGCCTCCTGGCGCGGGCACTACGACCGTCTGCGACTGCACACCACGCGCCGCCTCTCCGGCCTGCCGGGCCTGCCGATTCCGCGCCGGTTCGGGCGGTGGGTCGCGCGGGACGACGTGGTGCGCTATCTGGAGCAGTACGCGGAACACCACCACCTGGAGATCGCCACGGGCGTCGAGGTGCGGCGCGTGGACCGTGCGGCGGGCGGCGGCTGGGTCCTGCACGCGAACGGCGGGCGCGAACTGGCCGCCGGTACGGTCGTGATCGCCACCGGCTACAACCACACCCCGCACCTCCCCGACTGGCCGGGCCGCGACGACTACCCGGGCGAACTGCTGCACGCGGGCGACTACCGCAACGCGCGCCCGTACGCGGGCAAGGACGTGCTGGTCATCGGCACCGGCAACACCGGGGCCGAGATCGCGGTCGACCTGGCGGAGGGCGGCGCGGCGCGGGTGCGGCTGGCGGTACGCACCGCGCCGCACATCGTGCGCCGTTCGACGGCGGGGTGGCCCGCCCAGGCGACGGGCATCCTCGTACGCCGCCTGCCGCCGCGCGCGGTGGACCGGGCGGCCCATGTGATGCGCCGCCTGTCCGTACCGGACCTGTCGGCCCACGGCCTGCCGATGCCGGACACCGGGCTCTACAGCCGGGTGCTGGAGGGGGCGATCCCCGTACAGGACGTGGGGCTGATCGATGCCGTACGGGACGGGGCGGTACGGCCGGTGGCGGCGGTGACGTCCTTCGACGGCGGCACCGTACGCCTCGCGGACGGCGACGCGATCGAACCCGAGGTCGTCATCGCGGCCACGGGTTACCGGCGCGGCCTGGACAACCTGGTCGGCCACCTCGACCTCCTCGACCCCCACGGCCGCCCCCGCACCCACGGCGCCCACACCCTGCCCTCCGCCCCCGGCCTCCACTTCACGGGCTACACGAACCCCATCAGCGGCATGCTCCGCGAACTGGCCCTGGACGCGCGGCGCATCGCGCGGGCGGTCGCCGCGGCGGGCGCCCACCGGGGCGAGGACGGTACGGCCTATTCCTGA
- a CDS encoding ATP-binding protein, which translates to MQVLQVQLEVRPDPSEVGRARRWARSRLAGSGIEADEPLAETLILLISELVTNAVVHTGNPAELRMCFSGSGAAVGTVRVEVADRSARAPRPRRADGDDTNGRGLELVDGLADRWGWRPEGAGKSIWCEVDRSRSMLMASGSDLGGYDAHCALPHHA; encoded by the coding sequence GTGCAGGTGCTTCAGGTGCAGTTGGAAGTCCGGCCCGACCCCTCGGAGGTGGGGCGGGCCCGGAGGTGGGCCAGGTCGCGGCTGGCCGGGTCGGGCATAGAGGCCGACGAGCCGCTGGCGGAGACGCTGATCCTGTTGATCTCCGAATTGGTCACCAACGCCGTCGTACATACCGGGAACCCCGCCGAGCTGCGGATGTGCTTCTCGGGCTCCGGTGCCGCGGTGGGCACCGTACGGGTCGAGGTCGCGGACCGCAGCGCCCGCGCGCCACGTCCCCGGCGCGCGGACGGTGACGACACGAACGGCCGCGGCCTGGAACTGGTCGACGGGCTCGCGGACCGCTGGGGCTGGCGGCCCGAGGGGGCCGGCAAGAGCATCTGGTGCGAGGTGGACCGCAGCCGGTCGATGCTGATGGCGTCGGGCTCGGACCTGGGCGGGTACGACGCGCACTGCGCCCTGCCGCACCACGCGTAA
- a CDS encoding acetate--CoA ligase family protein, which produces MLGSTYGSLTTHSSPARVVACGATPPHTVHGTAVPPADGAHGGSAGPDLDVSGRPLYAPVPDLDRFFRPGAVAVVGASDSEGRPNAGITRQLIAWAERVGARLHPVNPGRDRVFGLPCHTSVSDLPEQVDLAVLLVADPVPVIGELADAKVRFAVAFASGFAETGAAGAAAQDRLAEAVARTGIRLLGPNTNLNAFESFREDLDGPAIALITQSGHQGRPVFSLQELGIRLSHWAPTGNEADLETADFLSYFASRPEVGAIAAYVEGFKDGRSFLLAADRAARNKVPVVAVKVGRTEAGARTAASHTGKLTGTDAVVDAAMRQFGVVRVDGLDELQDTAALLARARTPTADGVAVYSISGGTGAHFADLATAAGLRLPTLGRAKQDELHQWIPDYLSVANPVDSGGHPVGDRRGRQIIDAILADPSIGVLICPITGPFPPLSDKLAQDLVDAAEETDKLVCVVWGSPVGTEDAYRRTLLGSRRVATFRTFANCVTAVRAHLEHHRFTAAYRSPFDGAPRVPSPAARKAQDLMRPGQQLSEHAAKQLLRAYGIRVPREQLVTSAAAAVRAASLVGYPAVLKASAPRLAHKTELGLVRTGLTSASQVRDTYRELTDIARHEDIELDGVLVCQMVERGVEMVVGVTPDPLFGPTVTVGLGGVLVEVLRDTAVGVPPFGEDRARAMLGELRGRALLDGVRGAPPADVDALVEVVLRVQRMALELSGELAELDINPLMVLPRGQGAVALDALAVCH; this is translated from the coding sequence ATGCTTGGATCGACTTACGGCAGTCTCACCACTCACTCCAGCCCGGCCCGCGTGGTGGCGTGCGGGGCGACACCGCCGCATACCGTGCACGGTACGGCCGTGCCGCCCGCCGACGGCGCGCACGGCGGCAGCGCGGGGCCCGACCTGGACGTCAGCGGGCGTCCGCTGTACGCCCCCGTCCCCGACCTGGACCGGTTCTTCCGGCCCGGGGCGGTGGCGGTCGTCGGGGCCTCCGACAGCGAGGGGCGCCCCAACGCCGGGATCACCCGGCAGCTGATCGCGTGGGCCGAGCGGGTCGGCGCCCGCCTCCACCCGGTCAACCCGGGCCGCGACCGCGTCTTCGGCCTGCCCTGTCACACCTCCGTCTCCGACCTGCCCGAACAGGTCGATCTCGCCGTACTGCTGGTCGCGGACCCGGTGCCGGTCATCGGGGAACTGGCCGACGCCAAGGTCAGGTTCGCGGTGGCCTTCGCCTCCGGCTTCGCCGAGACCGGGGCGGCCGGCGCGGCCGCCCAGGACCGGCTGGCCGAGGCCGTGGCCCGTACCGGCATCCGGCTGCTCGGACCGAACACCAACCTCAACGCCTTCGAGTCGTTCCGCGAGGACCTGGACGGCCCCGCCATCGCCCTGATCACCCAGTCAGGCCACCAGGGCCGTCCCGTCTTCTCCCTCCAGGAGCTGGGCATCCGCCTCTCGCACTGGGCACCGACCGGCAACGAGGCCGATCTGGAGACCGCCGACTTCCTCTCCTACTTCGCCTCCCGTCCCGAGGTCGGGGCCATCGCCGCCTACGTCGAAGGGTTCAAGGACGGCCGCAGCTTCCTGCTCGCCGCCGACCGCGCGGCCCGCAACAAGGTCCCGGTGGTCGCCGTCAAGGTCGGCCGCACCGAGGCCGGAGCGCGTACCGCCGCCTCGCACACCGGCAAGCTCACCGGCACCGACGCGGTGGTGGACGCGGCCATGCGGCAGTTCGGCGTGGTCCGGGTGGACGGGCTGGACGAGTTGCAGGACACCGCGGCCCTGCTCGCCCGCGCCCGTACGCCCACCGCCGACGGCGTCGCCGTCTATTCGATATCCGGGGGCACCGGCGCCCACTTCGCGGATCTGGCGACGGCCGCCGGGCTGCGGCTGCCCACGCTCGGCCGCGCGAAGCAGGACGAGCTGCACCAGTGGATACCGGACTATCTCAGCGTCGCCAACCCGGTGGACAGCGGCGGGCACCCGGTGGGCGACCGGCGCGGCCGGCAGATCATCGACGCGATCCTGGCGGACCCGTCGATCGGCGTACTGATCTGCCCGATCACCGGCCCGTTCCCACCACTGAGCGACAAGCTCGCGCAGGACCTCGTGGACGCGGCGGAAGAGACGGACAAGCTGGTGTGCGTCGTCTGGGGCTCGCCGGTCGGCACCGAGGACGCCTATCGGCGCACCCTGCTGGGGTCCCGGCGGGTGGCGACCTTCCGTACGTTCGCCAACTGCGTCACGGCCGTGCGCGCCCACCTCGAACACCACCGCTTCACGGCCGCCTACCGCTCCCCCTTCGACGGCGCCCCGCGCGTCCCCTCCCCCGCCGCGCGCAAGGCGCAGGACCTGATGCGCCCGGGACAGCAGCTCAGCGAGCACGCGGCGAAGCAACTGCTGCGCGCGTACGGGATCAGGGTGCCGCGCGAGCAACTGGTGACCAGCGCGGCGGCGGCCGTGCGCGCGGCGAGCCTGGTCGGCTACCCCGCCGTCCTGAAGGCGTCCGCGCCGCGGCTCGCGCACAAGACGGAACTCGGGCTCGTGCGGACCGGGCTGACCTCCGCCAGCCAGGTCAGGGACACCTACCGGGAGCTGACCGACATCGCCCGCCACGAGGACATCGAGCTGGACGGGGTGCTCGTCTGCCAGATGGTCGAGCGGGGTGTGGAGATGGTCGTGGGCGTCACGCCGGACCCGCTCTTCGGGCCGACCGTGACCGTCGGGCTGGGCGGGGTGCTGGTCGAAGTGCTGCGGGACACCGCTGTCGGCGTGCCGCCCTTCGGCGAGGACCGGGCCCGCGCGATGCTCGGCGAGCTGCGCGGCCGCGCGCTGCTGGACGGTGTGCGCGGCGCGCCGCCCGCGGACGTGGACGCGCTGGTCGAGGTCGTGTTGCGCGTGCAGCGCATGGCACTTGAACTGAGCGGAGAGCTGGCCGAGTTGGACATCAACCCGCTGATGGTGCTGCCGCGCGGACAGGGCGCGGTCGCGCTCGACGCACTGGCCGTCTGCCACTGA
- a CDS encoding acyl-CoA dehydrogenase family protein, with protein sequence MDFSFGTEDAAFREEARCWLAEHLGGDSGRGSEDWAVRRAWERELGRGGWVGIGWGRAYGGFGNRAATLAQQVVWAEEYAAAGAPERVGHIGENLLAPTLIAYGDAAQRDRFLPSIARGEELWCQGYSEPGAGSDLAAVCTVAVRDGDVYRITGQKIWTSLAREADWIFVLARTDPGERRHRGLSFLLVPMDQPGRIEVRSIRQLTGTAEFNEVFFDGAVARAEHVVGGPGDGWRVATGLLALERGVSTLAQQVAFGRELDEVIGEAVRNGAVDDPVLRDRLVRQWAELRVMRWNALRTLGPAAGDAGTPSVAKLLWAGWHQRLGELAMHVRGAGAASGPGDWSADAPYELDAAQRRFLFSRADTIYGGSDEIQRGIIAGRVLGLDGGRKR encoded by the coding sequence GTGGACTTTTCGTTCGGTACGGAAGACGCGGCTTTTCGGGAGGAGGCTCGTTGCTGGCTGGCCGAGCATCTGGGTGGGGACTCGGGGCGGGGCTCTGAGGACTGGGCTGTCCGGCGTGCTTGGGAACGTGAGTTGGGGCGGGGTGGGTGGGTTGGGATTGGGTGGGGTCGGGCTTACGGGGGGTTCGGGAATCGGGCGGCCACGCTTGCGCAGCAGGTGGTGTGGGCGGAGGAGTATGCGGCTGCGGGGGCGCCGGAGCGGGTGGGGCATATCGGTGAGAATCTGCTGGCTCCCACGCTGATCGCGTACGGGGATGCCGCGCAGCGGGATCGTTTCCTCCCGTCCATCGCACGTGGTGAAGAGCTCTGGTGCCAGGGGTACAGCGAGCCTGGGGCGGGGTCCGATCTGGCGGCGGTTTGTACGGTGGCTGTGCGGGACGGGGATGTCTATCGGATCACCGGGCAGAAGATCTGGACCTCGTTGGCGCGTGAGGCCGACTGGATCTTTGTGCTCGCCCGGACCGATCCGGGTGAGCGTCGGCATCGGGGGCTGTCCTTTCTGCTGGTGCCGATGGATCAGCCGGGGCGGATCGAGGTGCGGTCGATCCGGCAGCTGACGGGTACGGCCGAGTTCAACGAGGTGTTCTTCGATGGTGCGGTGGCGCGGGCCGAGCATGTGGTCGGGGGGCCCGGGGACGGGTGGCGGGTGGCTACGGGGCTGCTGGCGCTGGAGCGTGGCGTGTCCACGCTTGCGCAACAGGTCGCCTTTGGGCGGGAGTTGGACGAGGTGATCGGAGAGGCCGTACGGAACGGTGCGGTGGACGATCCCGTACTGCGGGACCGTCTCGTGCGGCAGTGGGCCGAGCTGCGCGTCATGCGCTGGAATGCGTTGCGCACCCTTGGGCCCGCCGCCGGTGACGCGGGGACGCCCAGTGTGGCGAAGCTGTTGTGGGCCGGGTGGCATCAGCGGTTGGGGGAGCTGGCGATGCATGTACGGGGGGCGGGCGCGGCGTCCGGCCCCGGTGACTGGTCGGCTGACGCCCCGTACGAACTGGACGCGGCGCAGCGGCGCTTCTTGTTCAGCCGGGCCGACACCATCTACGGCGGCTCGGACGAGATCCAGCGCGGCATCATCGCCGGGCGTGTGCTCGGCCTCGACGGAGGGCGGAAGCGCTGA
- a CDS encoding enoyl-CoA hydratase/isomerase family protein, producing MILHTTDNGVLWITLNRPASLNAITPDQRERIIAKLSDASADPDVRAVVITATGKGFCAGADLRGGAADTSGSAAPQPPERVAGDVARLIRLGAQRLVSAVLDCEKPVLAAVNGTAAGLGAHLAFACDLVVAAESATFIEVFARRGLVPDGGGAYLLPRLVGPQRAKELLFFGDAVTAAEAERMGLVNRVVPDAGLEKAARDWADRLATGPTRALALTKQLVNASLEADRGTAFAAEAAAQEINMTTADAREGVAAFVERRRPTYRGR from the coding sequence TTGATACTCCACACCACTGACAACGGCGTGCTGTGGATCACCCTCAACCGCCCGGCCTCCCTCAACGCCATCACCCCTGACCAGCGCGAACGCATCATTGCCAAACTTTCCGACGCCTCCGCCGACCCGGACGTGCGGGCCGTCGTCATCACCGCCACCGGCAAGGGATTCTGCGCGGGCGCCGACCTGCGCGGCGGGGCGGCCGATACCTCCGGCTCCGCCGCCCCGCAGCCGCCCGAGCGCGTCGCGGGCGACGTGGCCCGTCTGATCCGGCTCGGCGCCCAGCGCCTCGTATCCGCCGTACTGGACTGCGAGAAACCCGTCCTCGCCGCCGTCAACGGCACCGCCGCCGGACTCGGCGCGCACCTCGCCTTCGCCTGTGACCTGGTGGTGGCGGCCGAGTCCGCGACGTTCATCGAGGTCTTCGCGCGGCGCGGCCTCGTACCGGACGGCGGCGGCGCGTACCTGCTGCCCCGGCTCGTCGGACCGCAGCGCGCGAAGGAGCTGCTGTTCTTCGGCGACGCCGTCACGGCGGCCGAGGCCGAACGGATGGGCCTGGTCAACCGAGTCGTGCCGGACGCGGGCCTGGAGAAGGCCGCGCGGGACTGGGCGGACCGGCTCGCCACCGGCCCGACCCGCGCCCTCGCCCTCACGAAGCAGCTGGTCAACGCCTCACTGGAGGCCGACCGGGGCACGGCGTTCGCGGCCGAGGCGGCGGCCCAGGAGATCAACATGACGACGGCGGACGCGCGGGAGGGGGTCGCGGCCTTCGTGGAGCGCCGCCGGCCGACGTACCGGGGGCGGTGA
- a CDS encoding SDR family oxidoreductase: protein MGNFLAGKVVAVTGAGRGIGRAVALACAGQGARVVVNDYGVSVAGSEPSSEVAEAVAKEIEQAGGEAVAVADDVSTMEGGRRVVDTALTRYGRIDGAVCVAGILRERMLFNMTEEEWDPVVATHLKGTFTVFRAASAVMRRQRSGTLIGFTSGNHQGSVSQANYAAAKGGVISLVRSAALGLSRYGVTANAVAPVARTRMSAGVPTELTEIGEPEDVAALVVYLLSERAAAERITGQVYTVAGPKIAVWAQPRELRSAYVDGGWTPEKVAEVLPGAVGVDPMPLLERVEGMAAAAAEGRRPNA, encoded by the coding sequence ATGGGGAACTTCTTGGCCGGCAAGGTGGTCGCCGTCACCGGCGCGGGCCGCGGCATCGGGCGCGCGGTGGCCCTCGCCTGCGCCGGGCAGGGCGCCCGGGTGGTCGTCAACGACTACGGGGTCTCGGTCGCGGGCTCCGAGCCGAGCAGCGAGGTCGCCGAGGCGGTGGCCAAGGAGATCGAACAGGCCGGCGGCGAGGCGGTCGCGGTGGCGGACGACGTGTCCACCATGGAAGGCGGCCGGCGCGTCGTGGACACGGCGCTCACCCGGTACGGGCGCATCGACGGCGCGGTCTGCGTGGCCGGCATCCTGCGCGAACGGATGCTGTTCAACATGACCGAGGAGGAGTGGGACCCGGTCGTCGCCACCCACCTGAAGGGCACGTTCACCGTCTTCCGCGCGGCCTCCGCCGTGATGCGCCGCCAGCGGTCCGGCACGCTCATCGGCTTCACCAGCGGCAACCACCAGGGCAGCGTTTCCCAGGCCAACTACGCGGCGGCCAAGGGAGGCGTCATCTCCCTGGTGCGCAGTGCCGCGCTCGGGCTGAGCCGGTACGGGGTGACCGCCAACGCGGTCGCGCCCGTCGCCCGCACGCGGATGTCGGCCGGTGTGCCGACGGAGCTGACGGAGATCGGCGAGCCCGAGGACGTCGCGGCTTTGGTCGTCTATCTGCTCAGTGAGCGTGCCGCCGCGGAGCGGATCACCGGGCAGGTTTATACGGTCGCCGGGCCGAAGATCGCGGTGTGGGCCCAGCCGAGGGAGCTGCGCTCGGCTTACGTGGACGGTGGGTGGACGCCGGAGAAGGTCGCGGAGGTTTTGCCGGGGGCGGTGGGGGTGGATCCTATGCCGTTGCTGGAGAGGGTGGAGGGGATGGCCGCGGCGGCGGCCGAGGGGCGGCGGCCCAATGCGTAG
- a CDS encoding acyl-CoA dehydrogenase family protein, with protein sequence MSGPVDLRPTADQRALQASARDLLARRFGRERLRAAVDDPALDRALWRELGTAGFFALRLPEADGGVGLGLPDAVLVFEEAGRALLPGPLVAGHLLAGTVPGAATGERVVGLCDVGADGARLWEHPGDCDELILVEGGSGGEDGSGDGIPRAYWNAPDWPVLESVRSIDPLTPLARVASYPRRMPRALDITRLRREAALLTAALQLGSAARTVEMAVEHAGRREQFGVRIGAFQAVKHLCAEMLIRVEIARSAVYAASLTGQSLPVIGAKILADEAAVRNARDCLQVHGGIGFTWEADVHLHLKRAWLRLEQWQSGAKAEEALAEALLADDAAG encoded by the coding sequence GTGAGCGGGCCCGTGGACCTGCGCCCCACTGCCGATCAACGGGCCTTGCAGGCTTCGGCGCGCGACCTGCTGGCGCGTCGCTTCGGGCGGGAAAGGCTGCGGGCGGCGGTGGACGATCCGGCGCTGGACCGCGCGCTGTGGCGCGAGCTGGGCACGGCCGGGTTCTTCGCGCTGCGGCTGCCGGAGGCGGACGGCGGGGTGGGCCTCGGGCTGCCGGACGCGGTGCTGGTCTTCGAGGAGGCGGGGCGGGCGCTGCTGCCGGGGCCGCTGGTGGCGGGGCACCTCCTCGCGGGGACGGTGCCGGGCGCGGCCACGGGGGAGCGGGTGGTGGGGCTGTGCGACGTGGGGGCGGACGGGGCGCGGCTGTGGGAACACCCTGGGGACTGCGACGAGTTGATCTTGGTTGAGGGCGGAAGCGGCGGTGAGGACGGGAGTGGGGACGGAATCCCGCGCGCGTACTGGAACGCGCCCGACTGGCCCGTCCTGGAGTCTGTCCGCTCCATCGATCCGCTTACGCCGCTCGCGCGCGTGGCGTCCTACCCGCGTCGTATGCCGCGCGCGCTGGACATAACCCGGCTGCGCCGCGAAGCCGCCCTGCTGACCGCCGCGCTTCAGCTGGGCAGCGCTGCCCGTACGGTCGAGATGGCCGTGGAACACGCCGGGCGGCGAGAGCAGTTCGGCGTGCGGATCGGAGCGTTCCAGGCGGTGAAACACCTGTGCGCCGAGATGCTGATACGAGTGGAAATCGCGCGAAGTGCCGTGTATGCCGCTTCGCTCACCGGACAGTCACTCCCAGTAATCGGAGCGAAGATTCTCGCCGACGAGGCGGCGGTGCGCAACGCCCGGGACTGTCTCCAGGTGCACGGCGGCATCGGCTTCACATGGGAGGCCGATGTGCATCTGCATCTCAAACGCGCGTGGTTGCGCCTCGAACAATGGCAGAGCGGGGCAAAGGCGGAAGAAGCCCTCGCCGAGGCCCTTCTTGCCGATGACGCCGCCGGGTAG